The Georgenia faecalis genome includes a window with the following:
- a CDS encoding GTPase, with amino-acid sequence MTSAPEVDVATAEPARAESGEGGLLRHRLAELEAGIDVAGSEIDPALAERARADLRRVEARLAIGVDRTVVALVGGTGSGKSSLFNAISGLGFADVGAIRPTTDRAAACVWGGAADELLDFLAVAEHRRIVRETVLDAERQRALEGLVLLDMPDHDSVAEAHSEQVDRLLPLVDVLVWVVDPQKYADNVLHERYLRALANRQDSMLVLVNQVDTIPSHAVGPVVTGVRSLLAADGLADVDVLATSALTGEGTREVRAALALAVARPSVSARTADAELDAVAARLAPAAGGTTPVAAAEVPDGAADDLARAGGVPTVEASIRTAAARVGGGALAEPQPPAPATVAAVRARWLDAATAGLPSRWRSAVDRALAPSESLAAAVTEAIGAVDLPPVRRTSTTVAHWLGLALALLGLVALAVLAVGAVTASDVPTAALAIGGIAGLLVGGALVVGARAARRTAADRLSTAYRADADARVRDVVRSRLVEPTEAVLARQRRLSESLRGK; translated from the coding sequence ATGACCAGCGCACCCGAGGTGGACGTGGCGACCGCCGAGCCTGCCCGCGCCGAGTCGGGGGAGGGCGGGCTGCTGCGGCACCGCCTCGCCGAGCTCGAGGCGGGGATCGACGTGGCCGGCAGCGAGATCGACCCGGCGCTCGCCGAGCGCGCCCGCGCCGACCTGCGCCGCGTCGAGGCGCGCCTGGCCATCGGCGTCGACCGCACCGTCGTCGCGCTGGTCGGCGGCACCGGCTCGGGCAAGTCGTCGCTCTTCAACGCGATCTCCGGGCTCGGGTTCGCCGACGTCGGGGCCATCCGTCCCACGACGGACCGCGCGGCGGCCTGCGTGTGGGGCGGAGCGGCCGACGAGCTCCTCGACTTCCTCGCCGTCGCCGAGCACCGGCGCATCGTCCGCGAGACCGTGCTCGACGCGGAGCGCCAGCGCGCCCTCGAGGGGCTCGTCCTCCTCGACATGCCCGACCACGACTCCGTGGCCGAGGCGCACTCCGAGCAGGTCGACCGGCTCCTGCCGCTCGTCGACGTCCTCGTGTGGGTGGTCGACCCGCAGAAGTACGCCGACAACGTCCTGCACGAGCGGTACCTGCGGGCGCTGGCCAACCGGCAGGACTCCATGCTCGTGCTCGTCAACCAGGTCGACACCATCCCCTCGCACGCCGTCGGTCCCGTCGTCACCGGGGTGCGCTCGCTGCTCGCCGCGGACGGCCTCGCCGACGTCGACGTCCTCGCCACGTCCGCCCTCACCGGCGAGGGCACCCGCGAGGTCCGTGCCGCCCTCGCCCTCGCCGTCGCGCGGCCCTCGGTGTCTGCGCGTACCGCCGACGCGGAGCTCGACGCCGTCGCGGCCCGGCTGGCCCCCGCGGCCGGCGGGACGACACCGGTGGCGGCTGCCGAGGTCCCGGACGGCGCCGCCGACGATCTCGCCCGCGCCGGGGGCGTGCCGACGGTCGAGGCGTCCATCCGGACCGCCGCCGCCCGGGTCGGGGGAGGCGCGCTCGCCGAGCCGCAGCCGCCCGCTCCGGCGACCGTCGCCGCGGTGCGCGCGCGGTGGCTCGACGCCGCCACGGCCGGCCTGCCCAGCCGGTGGCGCTCGGCGGTGGACCGCGCGCTGGCCCCGTCCGAGTCGTTGGCCGCCGCCGTCACCGAGGCGATCGGCGCCGTCGACCTGCCGCCCGTGCGCCGCACGAGCACCACGGTGGCCCACTGGCTCGGGCTGGCCCTCGCCCTCCTCGGCCTGGTCGCGCTCGCGGTCCTCGCCGTCGGGGCCGTCACGGCGTCGGACGTGCCGACGGCGGCCCTGGCCATCGGGGGCATTGCCGGGCTCCTGGTCGGCGGGGCTCTCGTCGTCGGTGCCCGGGCCGCCCGCCGGACGGCGGCCGACCGGCTCTCCACCGCCTACCGCGCGGACGCCGACGCGCGCGTCCGCGACGTCGTCCGGTCGCGGCTCGTCGAGCCCACCGAGGCCGTGCTCGCGCGCCAGCGCCGGCTGTCCGAGTCGCTACGGGGCAAGTAG
- a CDS encoding acyl-CoA thioesterase — protein sequence MARLTIPVRLRWSDIDGYGHVNNAAMLTLLEEARIAAFWASPGEAADGGQRDGVGDDGAADDGAGTHGAGGTGDGGNAGRNGGGGKILDAGPGASTATFIAHQEVEYLSPLPYTLEPLAVQMWLARMGGASIDVCYEVPGPDGVAARAMTTLVLVDPATGRPRRITDAERAAWQSLVEEPVAFRRNLSR from the coding sequence ATGGCCCGCCTCACCATCCCGGTGCGCCTGCGCTGGAGCGACATCGACGGGTACGGCCACGTCAACAACGCCGCCATGCTCACCCTCCTCGAGGAGGCCCGGATCGCCGCGTTCTGGGCCTCCCCGGGGGAGGCGGCCGACGGCGGTCAGCGCGACGGCGTGGGCGACGACGGCGCGGCGGATGACGGTGCCGGCACTCACGGTGCCGGCGGCACCGGCGACGGCGGCAACGCGGGCCGCAACGGCGGGGGCGGCAAGATCCTCGACGCCGGGCCGGGCGCGAGCACCGCGACCTTCATCGCGCACCAGGAGGTGGAGTACCTCAGCCCCTTGCCGTACACGCTCGAGCCCCTCGCGGTGCAGATGTGGCTGGCGCGCATGGGCGGGGCGAGCATCGACGTCTGCTACGAGGTGCCAGGTCCCGACGGCGTCGCCGCCCGCGCGATGACCACTCTGGTGCTCGTCGACCCCGCCACGGGTCGGCCGCGTCGGATCACCGACGCGGAGCGGGCCGCCTGGCAGTCGCTGGTGGAGGAGCCGGTCGCCTTCCGGCGCAACCTCAGCCGCTGA
- the gap gene encoding type I glyceraldehyde-3-phosphate dehydrogenase, translated as MTTRIGINGFGRIGRAYLRAALRSSADVEVVAVNDIADAATLASLLEWDSVAGHLDGVHVDGEAIVVDGARIRVTAQREPADIPWGEDGVDVVVESTGRFTDAASARRHLAAGARKVIISAPASGDVPSVVLGVNDDAIVATEDVFSNGSCTTNCLAPMAKVLHEAFGIESGLMTTIHAYTSDQRLHDAPHRDLRRARAAALSTIPTSSGAARTIGRIIPELDGKLTGLALRVPVPVGSITDLTVALTRPASVEEVNAAFRAAADAPELSPYLAYSEAPIVSADIVGNPHSAIFDAPLTQAIGDQVKVFAWYDNEWGFANRLVELSQRIAA; from the coding sequence ATGACCACCCGGATCGGAATCAACGGCTTCGGCCGCATCGGCCGCGCCTACCTGCGAGCCGCCCTGCGCAGCAGTGCCGACGTCGAGGTCGTCGCCGTCAACGACATCGCCGACGCCGCGACCCTCGCCTCGCTCCTCGAGTGGGACTCGGTGGCGGGACACCTCGACGGCGTGCACGTCGACGGGGAGGCGATCGTCGTCGACGGTGCCCGCATCCGGGTCACCGCCCAGCGCGAGCCGGCGGACATCCCGTGGGGCGAGGACGGCGTCGACGTCGTCGTCGAGTCCACCGGCCGCTTCACGGACGCGGCCAGCGCCCGACGGCACCTGGCGGCGGGAGCGCGCAAGGTCATCATCTCCGCGCCGGCGTCCGGTGACGTCCCGTCGGTGGTGCTGGGGGTCAACGACGACGCGATCGTCGCAACGGAGGACGTGTTCTCGAACGGCTCCTGCACCACCAACTGCCTCGCCCCGATGGCGAAGGTGCTCCATGAGGCGTTCGGCATCGAGTCCGGTCTCATGACGACGATCCACGCCTACACCAGCGACCAGCGCCTCCACGACGCCCCGCACCGCGACCTGCGGCGCGCCCGAGCCGCGGCGTTGTCGACCATCCCCACGTCCTCGGGCGCCGCCCGCACGATCGGGCGCATCATCCCCGAGCTCGACGGGAAGCTCACCGGCCTCGCCCTGCGGGTGCCCGTCCCGGTCGGCTCCATCACCGACCTCACGGTCGCGCTCACCCGGCCGGCGTCCGTCGAGGAGGTGAATGCGGCCTTCCGTGCCGCTGCGGACGCGCCCGAGCTGTCGCCGTACCTCGCCTACTCGGAAGCGCCCATCGTGTCGGCCGACATCGTCGGCAACCCGCACTCGGCGATCTTCGATGCGCCCCTGACCCAGGCCATCGGCGATCAGGTCAAGGTCTTCGCCTGGTACGACAACGAGTGGGGCTTCGCGAACCGGCTCGTGGAGCTGTCCCAGCGCATCGCCGCATAA
- the ettA gene encoding energy-dependent translational throttle protein EttA, with translation MAEYIYSMVKARKAHGDKVILDDVTMAFLPGAKIGMVGPNGAGKSTILKIMAGLDTASNGETRLSPGYSVGILLQEPPLNEEKTVLGNVQEGVAEIKAKLDRFNEIGELMADPDADFDALMAEMGTLQTDIDAANAWDLDAQLEQAMDALRCPPPDADVSVLSGGERRRVALCKLLLEAPDLLLLDEPTNHLDAESVLWLEQHLAKYPGAVIAVTHDRYFLDHVAEWIAEVDRGRLYPYEGNYSTYLEKKQARMAIQGKKDAKLAKRLKDELDWVRSSAKGRQAKSKARLQRYEEMAAEADRTRKLDFEEIQIPPGPRLGSVVIDAKNLQKGFDDRLLIDGLSFTMPRNGIVGVIGPNGVGKTTLFKTIVGLEPLDGGELTVGETVKISYVDQSRGGIDPKKTLWEVVSDGLDFIQVGNVEMPSRAYVAAFGFKGPDQQKPAGVLSGGERNRLNLALTLKQGGNLLLLDEPTNDLDVETLGSLENALLEFPGCAVVVSHDRWFLDRVATHILAWEGTEENPSSWYWFEGNFASYEANKVERLGADAARPHRVTYRKLKRD, from the coding sequence GTGGCCGAGTACATCTACTCGATGGTCAAGGCGCGCAAGGCGCACGGAGACAAGGTCATCCTCGACGACGTCACCATGGCGTTCCTGCCCGGGGCGAAGATCGGCATGGTCGGCCCCAACGGTGCCGGTAAGTCGACGATCCTCAAGATCATGGCCGGGCTGGACACGGCCTCCAATGGTGAGACGCGGCTCTCTCCCGGCTACAGCGTCGGGATCCTGCTCCAGGAGCCGCCGCTCAACGAGGAGAAGACCGTCCTCGGCAACGTCCAGGAGGGCGTCGCCGAGATCAAGGCCAAGCTCGACCGGTTCAACGAGATCGGCGAGCTCATGGCCGACCCGGACGCCGACTTCGACGCCCTCATGGCCGAGATGGGCACCCTGCAGACGGACATCGACGCCGCGAACGCGTGGGACCTCGACGCCCAGCTCGAGCAGGCGATGGACGCGCTCCGCTGCCCGCCGCCGGACGCCGACGTGTCCGTGCTCTCCGGTGGTGAGCGCCGCCGCGTCGCCCTGTGCAAGCTCCTGCTCGAGGCGCCGGACCTGCTCCTCCTCGACGAGCCGACCAACCACCTCGACGCCGAGAGCGTGCTCTGGCTCGAGCAGCATCTGGCCAAGTACCCCGGCGCCGTCATCGCCGTCACGCACGACCGGTACTTCCTCGACCACGTCGCCGAGTGGATCGCCGAGGTCGACCGCGGCCGTCTGTACCCCTACGAGGGCAACTACTCCACCTACCTGGAGAAGAAGCAGGCCCGCATGGCGATCCAGGGCAAGAAGGACGCCAAGCTGGCCAAGCGCCTCAAGGACGAGCTCGACTGGGTGCGCTCCAGCGCCAAGGGACGGCAGGCCAAGTCCAAGGCGCGTCTCCAGCGCTACGAGGAGATGGCCGCGGAGGCGGACCGCACGCGCAAGCTCGACTTCGAGGAGATCCAGATCCCGCCGGGCCCGCGCCTGGGCTCGGTCGTCATCGACGCGAAGAACCTCCAGAAGGGCTTCGACGACCGGCTGCTCATCGACGGCCTGTCCTTCACGATGCCGCGCAACGGCATCGTCGGCGTCATCGGCCCCAACGGCGTCGGCAAGACGACCCTGTTCAAGACCATCGTCGGGCTCGAGCCTCTCGACGGCGGCGAGCTCACGGTCGGCGAGACCGTGAAGATCTCCTACGTCGACCAGTCCCGCGGCGGCATCGACCCCAAGAAGACGTTGTGGGAGGTCGTCTCGGACGGCCTCGACTTCATCCAGGTCGGCAACGTCGAGATGCCCTCGCGCGCGTACGTCGCGGCGTTCGGCTTCAAGGGCCCGGACCAGCAGAAGCCGGCGGGCGTGCTCTCCGGTGGCGAGCGCAACCGCCTCAACCTCGCGCTCACCCTCAAGCAGGGCGGCAACCTCCTGCTCCTCGACGAGCCCACCAACGACCTCGACGTGGAGACCCTCGGGTCGCTGGAGAACGCGCTTCTCGAGTTCCCCGGCTGCGCCGTCGTCGTCTCCCACGACCGGTGGTTCCTCGACCGTGTGGCGACGCACATCCTCGCGTGGGAGGGCACCGAGGAGAACCCGTCGTCCTGGTACTGGTTCGAGGGCAACTTCGCCTCTTACGAGGCGAACAAGGTCGAGCGCCTGGGCGCCGACGCCGCACGCCCGCACCGCGTCACCTACCGCAAGCTCAAGCGGGACTGA
- a CDS encoding single-stranded DNA-binding protein, with translation MPNETQVTVRGFVGGPPLVFVTPRGNRLARFRLGTTPRVRDATEGWRDGSTDWYTVKVWNDFADNVSRSLDKGTPVIVRGTLTVETWTTDDGQDRSSPTITADSVGVELNTGTASFTRVVRGARIGGEPPAPRTTDAAQLAPTPWDLPGTAGEDAAAPGASGLPDDPADGAFEPQPDDPAEEVLAEVGGS, from the coding sequence ATGCCGAACGAGACGCAGGTGACCGTCCGCGGGTTCGTCGGGGGCCCGCCCCTCGTGTTCGTCACCCCCCGTGGGAACCGGCTCGCGCGGTTCCGCCTGGGGACGACGCCGCGCGTGCGCGACGCCACGGAGGGATGGCGGGACGGTTCGACGGACTGGTACACGGTCAAGGTCTGGAACGACTTCGCCGACAACGTGAGCCGGTCCCTCGACAAGGGGACGCCGGTCATCGTGCGGGGCACGCTCACCGTGGAGACCTGGACCACCGACGACGGGCAGGACCGCAGCTCGCCGACGATCACCGCCGACTCCGTCGGGGTCGAGCTCAACACCGGGACCGCCTCGTTCACCCGGGTGGTCCGCGGGGCCCGGATCGGCGGGGAGCCGCCGGCGCCCCGCACGACCGACGCGGCCCAGCTCGCGCCGACGCCGTGGGACCTGCCCGGCACCGCGGGCGAGGACGCGGCCGCCCCCGGCGCGTCCGGGCTCCCCGACGACCCGGCCGACGGCGCGTTCGAGCCGCAGCCGGACGACCCGGCCGAGGAGGTCCTCGCGGAGGTCGGCGGGTCGTGA
- a CDS encoding VOC family protein produces the protein MSHPTAHTATTTTFTDPPAPSVWPSIGFTDVDAGVRFLDALGFVVTVLYRSEDGVVEHAEARWPDGGGVMFGTRDKPGAWGALGPQGAYVVAAEPATVDGAWGRVRDLPGVEVTEPPHDTEYGSHQFAVRDADGNLWSIGTYRGQ, from the coding sequence ATGAGCCATCCCACCGCACACACCGCCACCACCACCACGTTCACCGACCCGCCCGCGCCGAGCGTCTGGCCGAGCATCGGGTTCACCGACGTCGACGCCGGCGTCCGGTTCCTCGACGCGCTGGGGTTCGTCGTCACCGTCCTGTACCGCTCCGAGGACGGCGTCGTCGAGCACGCCGAGGCCCGATGGCCCGACGGCGGCGGGGTCATGTTCGGCACCCGCGACAAGCCGGGCGCGTGGGGTGCGCTCGGACCCCAGGGCGCCTACGTCGTCGCCGCGGAGCCCGCGACCGTCGACGGCGCCTGGGGCCGGGTACGTGATCTCCCCGGCGTCGAGGTGACCGAGCCGCCTCACGACACGGAGTACGGCTCCCACCAGTTCGCCGTCCGGGACGCCGACGGGAACCTCTGGAGCATCGGCACCTACCGAGGGCAGTGA
- a CDS encoding TetR/AcrR family transcriptional regulator — MSARDQLTAAMAELLWERGYAATSPRDVMARAGVGQGSMYHHFGGKHDLAVEAFSAVAEEMAAASSPLDGDGSPLERMKRYLAIPRAGTRGCRVGRMTQDPQVVADPELLAVVAGAFDAMLARWERAIAEAVTAGELPASTVPADLARTLSAVLQGGYVLARAKGSQEPMDAAVRGALSLLDAAHAAARTSDPPD, encoded by the coding sequence ATGAGCGCACGGGACCAGCTGACCGCGGCGATGGCAGAGCTGCTGTGGGAGCGCGGCTACGCCGCCACGAGCCCCCGCGACGTGATGGCACGCGCCGGGGTGGGCCAGGGGAGCATGTACCACCACTTCGGCGGGAAGCACGACCTCGCCGTCGAGGCGTTCTCGGCGGTCGCCGAGGAGATGGCGGCGGCGTCCTCGCCGCTCGACGGCGACGGGTCCCCGCTGGAGCGGATGAAGCGCTACCTCGCCATCCCCCGCGCGGGGACGCGCGGGTGCCGCGTGGGTCGGATGACGCAGGACCCCCAGGTGGTGGCCGACCCCGAGCTCCTCGCGGTCGTCGCCGGCGCCTTCGACGCGATGCTGGCCCGCTGGGAGCGGGCGATCGCCGAGGCGGTGACCGCCGGTGAGCTGCCGGCGAGCACCGTCCCGGCCGACCTGGCCCGGACGCTGTCGGCGGTCCTCCAGGGCGGCTACGTGCTCGCCCGGGCGAAGGGCAGCCAGGAACCGATGGACGCGGCCGTCCGTGGCGCCCTGTCCCTGCTCGACGCGGCGCACGCTGCGGCGAGGACGAGTGACCCACCCGACTAG
- a CDS encoding amidase family protein: MNATSSARPARRRWGACLAAGTLAAALLASPASALVAADEPFPLDLATAGVADVETGLASGAFTSVELTEAYLARIEALSINGPALNAVRSVNPAALREAAALDAERAAGTTRGPLHGVPVLVKDNIDVAGMPTTAGSVALANSYPASDAPVVTQLREAGAVILGKTNLTEFANFMTSGMPSGYSSLGGQVLNPYDASQTPSGSSAGSGVAAAAGLATLTIGTETSGSILSPARANSLVGIKPTVGLVSRTGIIPISASQDTAGPMTRTVDDAAALLTAMTAVDPEDPITAENPAAGFDYRAALSDTALRGARLGYVANDNAVYQAALAELAEQGATLVPVTVGGTSAPGILVPEFERDLNAYLARLPESAPMDSLTDIIEFNNAHAADALKFGQTLLVESEAVDLADPAQLAAYQIARDQGIAETRGAIDSVLEANDLDAIVSNSGTTGVGARAGYPSVIVPAGYEAANRRPAGIVFLGTRWTEASLLAMAYDFEQATQAWLPPETVNPTLFRCTALTPPAEFAEHCTDEDDAETPTPEPTPEPTPEPTPEPTPEPTPDPTTEPTPDPTTDPTTEPTPPSAAPGGGTGNAGDDDAPGGSGGSGGSGGSGGSGPGAWGPGRDLPSTGATGPVQYLGLGTLLLAAGGAFLVAVRRRALADS, from the coding sequence ATGAACGCCACCTCCTCCGCCCGTCCCGCCCGTCGGCGCTGGGGCGCATGCCTGGCCGCCGGCACGCTGGCCGCGGCGCTCCTCGCCTCGCCCGCATCGGCTCTCGTCGCCGCCGACGAGCCCTTCCCGCTCGACCTCGCGACCGCCGGTGTCGCCGACGTCGAGACGGGGCTGGCCTCCGGCGCCTTCACCTCCGTCGAGCTGACGGAGGCGTACCTCGCCCGTATCGAGGCGCTGAGCATCAACGGCCCCGCTCTCAACGCGGTGCGCTCGGTCAACCCGGCGGCACTGCGTGAGGCGGCCGCCCTGGACGCCGAACGTGCGGCCGGCACCACGCGCGGACCCCTCCACGGCGTGCCGGTCCTCGTCAAGGACAACATCGACGTCGCCGGGATGCCGACGACGGCCGGCTCCGTCGCGCTGGCCAACTCCTACCCGGCGTCCGACGCCCCCGTCGTCACCCAGCTCCGGGAGGCCGGCGCCGTCATCCTCGGCAAGACCAACCTCACGGAGTTCGCCAACTTCATGACGAGCGGGATGCCCAGCGGGTACAGCTCGCTCGGCGGGCAGGTGCTCAACCCCTACGACGCGAGCCAGACCCCGAGCGGTTCGAGCGCCGGCAGCGGCGTCGCCGCCGCCGCGGGGCTGGCCACGCTGACGATCGGCACCGAGACGTCCGGTTCCATCCTCAGCCCGGCCCGCGCCAACTCCCTCGTGGGGATCAAGCCCACCGTCGGGCTGGTGAGCCGGACGGGGATCATCCCCATCTCGGCCAGCCAGGACACCGCGGGCCCGATGACTCGCACCGTGGACGACGCCGCCGCGCTCCTCACGGCCATGACCGCCGTCGACCCGGAGGACCCGATCACGGCCGAGAACCCCGCCGCGGGCTTCGACTACCGCGCTGCGCTGTCCGACACCGCACTCCGGGGAGCCCGGCTCGGCTACGTCGCCAACGACAACGCCGTGTACCAGGCGGCCCTCGCCGAGCTGGCGGAGCAGGGCGCCACGCTCGTCCCCGTCACGGTGGGCGGGACCAGTGCGCCCGGCATCCTCGTGCCGGAGTTCGAGCGGGACCTCAACGCCTACCTCGCGCGGCTGCCCGAGTCTGCCCCGATGGACAGCCTCACCGACATCATCGAGTTCAACAACGCCCACGCCGCGGACGCCCTGAAGTTCGGCCAGACGTTGCTCGTGGAGTCGGAGGCCGTCGACCTCGCCGACCCGGCGCAGCTGGCGGCCTACCAGATCGCCCGTGACCAGGGCATCGCGGAGACCCGTGGCGCCATCGACTCGGTGCTCGAGGCGAACGACCTCGACGCCATCGTGTCGAACTCCGGTACGACCGGCGTGGGGGCCCGGGCGGGATACCCGTCCGTCATCGTGCCGGCCGGCTACGAGGCGGCCAACCGCCGGCCCGCCGGGATCGTCTTCCTGGGCACGCGCTGGACGGAGGCGAGCCTGCTCGCGATGGCCTACGACTTCGAGCAGGCGACCCAGGCATGGCTGCCGCCGGAGACCGTGAACCCCACCCTCTTCCGCTGCACCGCGCTCACCCCGCCCGCCGAGTTCGCGGAGCACTGCACGGACGAGGACGACGCCGAGACCCCGACGCCGGAGCCGACCCCGGAGCCGACGCCGGAGCCGACGCCGGAGCCGACCCCGGAGCCGACGCCGGACCCGACCACCGAGCCGACCCCGGACCCCACGACGGACCCGACCACCGAGCCCACGCCGCCCTCGGCCGCGCCGGGCGGGGGCACCGGTAACGCGGGCGACGACGACGCCCCCGGCGGTTCGGGTGGCTCGGGTGGCTCGGGTGGCTCCGGCGGTTCGGGCCCCGGTGCCTGGGGACCGGGCCGTGACCTGCCCAGCACGGGTGCGACGGGACCGGTGCAGTACCTCGGCCTCGGCACGCTCCTGCTCGCGGCGGGTGGCGCATTCCTCGTGGCTGTCCGCCGTCGGGCACTCGCCGACAGCTGA
- a CDS encoding GNAT family N-acetyltransferase, translating to MPTPSPAAQGRPVFPVVTERLTLRLHQPGDVAWLRRIYSRPDVARYLLDEPWSAEDAERHAAQRLARNDLDGEAGGLVLVIEHESEPVGEVLLWFTDREHRVAEIGWVLDPEHGGRGLATEAVRHVLRLAFRSCAAHRVVARMDARNTASAALAARAGMLREAHLRQDWWSKGEWTDTVVFGALASDVP from the coding sequence ATGCCCACGCCATCGCCGGCGGCCCAGGGCCGACCGGTGTTTCCCGTCGTCACGGAGCGGCTCACGCTGCGGCTGCACCAGCCGGGCGACGTCGCCTGGCTGCGCCGGATCTACTCCCGGCCCGACGTCGCCCGGTACCTGCTCGACGAGCCGTGGAGCGCCGAGGACGCGGAGCGGCACGCCGCGCAGCGCCTTGCGAGGAACGATCTCGACGGCGAGGCGGGCGGGTTGGTCCTCGTCATCGAGCACGAGTCGGAGCCGGTCGGTGAGGTCCTCCTGTGGTTCACCGACCGGGAGCACCGCGTCGCCGAGATCGGCTGGGTGCTCGACCCCGAGCACGGGGGGCGCGGCCTGGCGACGGAGGCGGTCCGCCACGTCCTCCGCCTCGCGTTCCGCTCCTGCGCCGCGCACCGGGTGGTCGCCCGGATGGATGCCCGCAACACCGCGTCGGCGGCGCTCGCGGCCCGGGCGGGCATGCTCCGGGAGGCGCACCTGCGCCAGGACTGGTGGAGCAAGGGCGAGTGGACGGACACCGTCGTATTCGGGGCTCTCGCGTCCGACGTTCCCTGA
- a CDS encoding GTPase domain-containing protein: MSVPLVPVRLPGREQTGVRSPLLDVVTDLEADVEAAHFPLDLPDLDHLRTLQARVRTQISAHLLPRLRFAAAPAVVVVGGSTGAGKSTLVNSTVGGEVSPAGVLRPTTRTPVLAVRAADAPLFAGHPLTELARLVETDGVPAGLALLDAPDFDSVHDDNRALADLLIETADLWVFVTTAARYGDAVPWRVLLQAQARGVSVAIVLNRVPARVLREVRADLLRRLDALGLGGAPLFVVDDVGPHEGLLPDGVVGPLRDWLALLGGRNTARGVVRRTTQGAWGSLREDLLRLADGVSAQASAAAALRKACVRAAAGPAEAVAARIAGGLAAQGAPTTRWLSLASTGGPLAGLLGDVSRLRRGWRSGGLRARSAAAAAVAADVRAALLALLTDAALEAHAAVRRAWVDGGASALEVPGDADAARRARVEAALDAWTRGTATALAPVAAPHGAALDEDGVLALVQAAAAGSSGAARAVRALLGTPGEAAVEASAEALLEEATAVIEAERDPFLTRLDSLDLQAAAGPAMRLRASELKGHR, encoded by the coding sequence GTGAGCGTCCCGCTGGTACCCGTGCGCCTCCCGGGCCGTGAGCAGACGGGCGTGCGCTCGCCGCTCCTGGACGTCGTCACGGACCTCGAGGCCGACGTCGAGGCCGCGCACTTCCCCCTCGACCTGCCGGACCTCGACCACCTGCGGACCCTGCAGGCACGGGTGCGGACGCAGATCAGCGCGCACCTCCTCCCGCGGCTGCGCTTCGCGGCGGCGCCTGCAGTGGTCGTCGTCGGAGGCTCGACGGGCGCCGGCAAGTCCACGCTCGTCAACAGCACCGTCGGGGGCGAGGTCTCCCCGGCCGGTGTCCTGCGACCTACCACCCGCACCCCGGTCCTCGCGGTGCGTGCCGCCGACGCCCCGCTGTTCGCCGGGCACCCGCTGACCGAGCTCGCCCGGCTCGTCGAGACCGACGGCGTCCCGGCGGGACTCGCGCTCCTCGACGCGCCGGACTTCGACTCCGTCCATGACGACAACCGGGCCCTCGCCGACCTCCTCATCGAGACCGCGGACCTGTGGGTCTTCGTCACCACGGCGGCCCGTTACGGCGACGCCGTGCCGTGGCGCGTCCTCCTCCAGGCGCAGGCCCGCGGCGTCTCCGTGGCGATCGTCCTCAACCGCGTGCCGGCCCGGGTGCTCCGCGAGGTCCGCGCCGACCTCCTGCGGCGCCTTGACGCCCTCGGGCTCGGCGGCGCGCCGCTGTTCGTCGTCGACGACGTCGGCCCGCACGAGGGCCTGCTGCCCGACGGCGTCGTCGGCCCCCTGCGTGACTGGCTCGCCCTGCTCGGCGGGCGGAACACCGCGCGCGGCGTGGTCCGGCGCACCACCCAGGGCGCGTGGGGCAGCCTGCGGGAGGACCTGCTGCGCCTCGCTGACGGCGTCAGCGCCCAGGCCAGCGCGGCCGCTGCGCTCCGCAAGGCCTGCGTGCGGGCAGCGGCCGGCCCGGCCGAGGCCGTCGCGGCGCGCATCGCCGGCGGCTTGGCGGCCCAGGGCGCCCCGACCACCCGGTGGCTGTCCCTGGCGAGCACGGGCGGGCCGCTCGCCGGCCTGCTCGGCGACGTGTCCCGGCTGCGCCGCGGGTGGCGGTCGGGCGGCCTGCGCGCGCGCTCCGCGGCTGCCGCGGCGGTCGCCGCCGACGTCCGCGCCGCCCTCCTCGCCCTCCTCACCGACGCCGCGCTCGAGGCGCACGCCGCCGTGCGGCGCGCCTGGGTCGACGGCGGGGCGTCGGCCCTCGAGGTCCCGGGGGACGCGGACGCCGCACGCCGCGCCCGGGTCGAGGCCGCGCTCGATGCGTGGACCCGGGGCACCGCGACCGCGCTCGCCCCGGTCGCCGCGCCCCACGGCGCCGCGCTCGACGAGGACGGTGTCCTCGCCCTCGTCCAGGCCGCGGCCGCCGGGTCGAGCGGAGCCGCGCGAGCGGTCCGCGCGCTCCTCGGCACGCCGGGGGAGGCCGCCGTCGAGGCGTCTGCCGAGGCACTGCTCGAGGAGGCGACGGCGGTGATCGAGGCGGAGCGGGACCCCTTCCTCACCCGCCTGGACAGCCTCGACCTCCAGGCGGCCGCCGGACCTGCCATGCGCCTGCGCGCGAGCGAGCTGAAGGGCCACCGATGA